In Plasmodium falciparum 3D7 genome assembly, chromosome: 8, the following proteins share a genomic window:
- a CDS encoding asparagine-rich antigen Pfa55-14: MNNNNYYYYKKNKNTNKKTSFLESKYDKVVNNVLGLFKKNNKNKFLSTSSALCNDVHEQILSSRLFLDLCEEKEILLYKILKKLNILNLIYFRFLKEEDIEDVHDLHKELFPVKYHSDFYFSICNFDDNTIIDDDIIKTMEKITSSFKKNTNRRKYNSNNNKNNNNNNNNNDNNDDNNCGNNHGCNNYSEIASSLKEGSHNTNSNNFKDINFVNNYECNNHNNVNSYDELSTNCWNINDDEMNDIDNYYDNDEYLEETQNDILNKFNNSIDKSGIEKKKINKKWKEDQIFSVGVFLPFSFIDYINSDYINKLLKRKCIEKLGEKDILLDYIRFMDDCNVKYEQNNTNDKFDKFDTSDKFDTYDKIDTSDKFDTFDKYDTCGNYYNYDSSNINDDSNSYCHDTHINNMKSHSNSTNNSQKSTSNCTYESFKTYCNFETGDKYYKENIDYDNLKNQKRLTNEVDAKEMSDFILSSNECSNNMNDKETQNGFDSLNEEEAFKKEDIQVNPNKNFYDCNNNSSPTNNISHYKHYDIFNFNDKKEEHTSFNKSNNSNNNNNNLKNTTYNMINPNNVYRNVGTLPCNIQRNNNNNNSNNNNNNNDLMYNSFSNINYDNENIYNIYKELKEKCQLYNERNSLEEHIKNNMKYKIHLSKEMLNLYNPNERKIKRDYLIGCLSSLINYDDINNEKDYNNICDFFKKKSNNNKKGKSYLRYMYDTSKNFLENYMPIERCFNSKNDDHIYEENFKDDKFNYDHEYSDDNNSNNDSNDNNNNNNNNNSSNDNNCKNYYNYNYNSNSNNDAKDVLYKNHREQDELTYEENNFNQCIEESYTHLNNIKDNFNYSGDIKWRKQDNLFCNNILKDLSILKKNKCVKKDARFEKILYEEIYMNKNIKAMSKKYVKKKISSIYILTVGVNEYFRGLSLASYLIEYTIYFFYFILYKMFLYNDKFYCYIDNYTFYSFSSSLKDEYNEIFDEGVISDYSSKDMENNEEKKDKEANSLIIYDECEKINPIKINDNIYNNKISCVDDEHITYNNNNNVNEDINATKKKKKKKKKFYTLKYTNSSLNVWGKFKNTNSTENNDYNNDNNDFDIKRKSCSMNSNILLRYIPKNPKGKNNYSICNSVIKECYMQIISNDYFLHLYHNIRNKHSELRRKVKHIKNINNMEIDNNNKKSNTTTTTTTTNNNNNNNNNNNNSNNNITNKDNSSFLMANLIQPKNALFPLRINNKILNFFVNNFCAYNLKDKTSFNLQKVNTVKPFINNNEENYILPLYIYLHVIDYNKAAINLYNKLNFDYVHTYENFYYINKIAFSSYLYAYFF, from the coding sequence atgaataataataattattattattataagaaaaataaaaatacgaATAAGAAGACTAGCTTTCTTGAatcaaaatatgataaagtTGTAAACAATGTATTAgggttatttaaaaaaaataacaaaaacaaatttCTTTCAACATCTTCAGCCTTATGTAATGATGTACATGAACAAATATTAAGCTCAAGATTATTTCTGGATTTGTGTGAGgaaaaggaaatattattatacaagatattaaaaaaattgaatatattaaatttgatttattttcgttttttaaaagaagaagatatCGAAGATGTTCATGATTTACATAAAGAATTATTCCCTGTAAAATATCATTCGGATTTTTACTTCAGTATATGTAATTTTGATGATAATACAATAATTGatgatgatattataaaaactaTGGAGAAAATAACTAGTtccttcaaaaaaaatacaaacagAAGAAAAtacaatagtaataataataaaaacaacaacaataataataataataatgataataatgatgacaaTAATTGTGGTAATAATCATGGTTGTAATAATTACAGTGAAATTGCGTCGTCATTAAAAGAAGGGAGTCATAATACAAAcagtaataattttaaagacattaattttgtaaataattatgaatgtaataatcataataatgtaaattcATATGATGAATTGTCAACAAATTGTTGGAAcataaatgatgatgaaatgAATGATATAGacaattattatgataatgatgagtATTTAGAAGAAACACAAaatgatattttaaataaatttaataattcaaTAGATAAAAGTGgaatagaaaagaaaaaaataaataaaaagtggAAAGAAGATCAAATATTTTCAGTGGGTGTATTTTTACCATTTTCCTTTATCGATTATATTAATagtgattatataaataaattgttGAAGAGAAAATGTATAGAAAAATTGGGAGAAAAGGATATTTTACTAGACTATATAAGATTTATGGATGATTGTAATGttaaatatgaacaaaataatacaaatgataaATTTGATAAATTTGACACGTCTGATAAATTTGATACGTATGATAAAATTGATACATCTGATAAATTTGATACAtttgataaatatgataCATGTGGTAATtactataattatgataGTAGTAATATCAATGATGATAGTAATTCATATTGTCATGATactcatattaataatatgaagtCACATTCAAATTCTACAAATAACAGTCAAAAAAGTACTTCAAATTGTACTTATGAATCATTTAAAACATATTGTAATTTTGAAACAGGGGATAAATactataaagaaaatatcgattatgataatttaaaaaatcaaaagaGGTTGACAAATGAAGTAGATGCTAAAGAAATGTcagattttattttatcatcaaATGaatgtagtaataatatgaatgataagGAAACACAAAATGGATTTGATAGTCTAAATGAAGAGGAagcttttaaaaaagaagatatacAGGTTAATcctaataaaaatttttatgattgtaataataattcttctcCTACGAATAATATTAGTCATTATAAACattatgatatttttaattttaatgacAAAAAAGAGGAGCATACAAGCTTTAATAAAtctaataatagtaataataataataataatttgaaaaaCACAACttataatatgattaatCCCAATAATGTTTACAGAAATGTAGGTACATTACCATGTAATATACAAAGaaacaataacaataataacagcaacaacaataataataataatgacctTATGTACAATTCTTttagtaatataaattatgataatgaaaatatttacaatatatacaaaGAACTTAAAGAAAAGTGTCAACTATATAATGAAAGGAATAGCTTAGAagaacatattaaaaataatatgaaatacaAAATACATTTAAGTAAAGAAATGTTAAATTTATACAATccaaatgaaagaaaaattaaaagagaTTATTTGATTGGATGCTTATCCtctttaattaattatgatgatattaataatgaaaaggattataataatatttgtgatttttttaaaaaaaagtcaaataataataaaaagggaaAGAGCTATTTAAGGTATATGTATGATACGTCGAAGAATTTTCTAGAAAATTATATGCCTATAGAAAGATGTTTTAACTCGAAAAATGACGATCAcatatatgaagaaaattttAAGGATGATAAGTTTAATTATGATCATGAATATAGTGACGACAACAACAGTAACAATGatagtaatgataataacaacaacaataataataataatagcagtaatgataataattgtaagaattattataattataattataatagtaatagtaataatgatGCAAAAGATGTGCTATATAAAAACCATAGAGAACAAGATGAATTGAcgtatgaagaaaataatttcaACCAATGTATAGAAGAATCATACacacatttaaataatataaaagataattttaattattctgGAGATATTAAATGGAGAAAACAggataatttattttgtaataatatattaaaagatttatcaatattaaaaaaaaacaaatgtgTAAAAAAAGATGCTCGTTttgaaaaaattttatatgaagaaatttatatgaataaaaatataaaagcaATGTCGaagaaatatgtaaaaaaaaaaattagtagtatatatattttaaccgTTGGAGTAAATGAATATTTCCGAGGACTTAGTTTAGCATCTTACCTTATTGAATAcactatttattttttttattttattctatataaaatgtttttatataatgacaAATTTTATTGCTATATTGATAATTATACATTCTATAGTTTCTCTAGTAGTCTTAAGgatgaatataatgaaatatttgaTGAAGGGGTTATAAGTGATTACTCTTCAAAAGACAtggaaaataatgaagaaaaaaaagataaagaagCGAActctttaattatatatgatgaatgtgaaaaaataaatccaataaaaattaatgacaatatatataataataaaatatcttGTGTTGATGATGAACacattacatataataataataataatgtaaacgAAGATATTAAtgcaacaaaaaaaaaaaagaaaaaaaaaaaaaaattttacacATTAAAATACACCAACAGCTCACTGAATGTATGGgggaaatttaaaaatacaaatagtacagaaaataatgattataataatgataataatgattttgATATTAAACGTAAATCTTGTAGTATGAACAGTAATATTTTGCTAAGATATATTCCAAAAAAtccaaaaggaaaaaataattatagtaTTTGTAATAGTGTTATAAAAGAATGTTATATGCAAATTATATCAAatgattattttcttcatctatatcataatattcgTAATAAACACAGTGAACTCAGAAGAAAagtaaaacatataaaaaatataaataatatggaaattgataataataataaaaaaagtaatactactactactactactactactaataataataataataataataataataataataatagtaataataatattactaatAAAGATAATTCATCATTTCTAATGGCTAATCTGATCCAACCCAAAAATGCTTTGTTCCCTCTTCgtataaataacaaaatattaaacttttttgttaataacTTTTGTGCTTATAATCTAAAAGATAAAACATCTTTTAATTTACAAAAAGTTAATACTGTCAAaccatttataaataataatgaagaaaattatattcttccgttgtacatatatttacatgTTATAGACTATAACAAAGCAGCTATTAATTTGTAtaacaaattaaattttGATTATGTGCATACATATGAAAACTTTTATTACATTAATAAAATTGCCTTTTCATCTTATTTGTatgcttattttttttaa
- a CDS encoding histone acetyltransferase subunit NuA4, putative, which produces MKHKVKRDIMKCKKKLESSIKALEEKILRLELEYHKNCNVNGGNLIKGWESHLRKTPLEPLSFRTFRDDYGDSYVERMLSLTSCTSPATALFPSEDTIREKRKM; this is translated from the coding sequence atgaaacataAGGTTAAACGTGATATAatgaaatgtaaaaaaaagcTGGAAAGTTCTATAAAAGcattagaagaaaaaattttaagaCTTGAATTAGAATATCATAAGAATTGTAATGTTAATGGAGGGAATTTAATAAAAGGTTGGGAAAGTCATTTAAGAAAAACACCATTAGAACCTTTGAGTTTCAGGACATTTAGAGATGACTATGGAGATTCATATGTAGAAAGAATGTTATCATTAACATCTTGTACATCTCCTGCCACAGCTTTATTTCCAAGTGAAGATACAATAAGAGAAAAACgtaaaatgtaa